Proteins co-encoded in one Amaranthus tricolor cultivar Red isolate AtriRed21 chromosome 7, ASM2621246v1, whole genome shotgun sequence genomic window:
- the LOC130818237 gene encoding prefoldin subunit 2, with the protein MASKSEAERREPVNEQAIANLYASMRTELNQIYSKITELEMEVSEHSLVINAIQPLDPSRKCYRMIGGVLVERTIKEVLPAVQRNKEGIEEVIARLNEALEKKKKDVAEFEAKYKIRIRKSENDVKEDSSKKEGNAQGVLVGPAVAKS; encoded by the coding sequence ATGGCTAGTAAATCTGAAGCCGAGAGAAGGGAACCTGTCAATGAGCAAGCAATTGCCAACTTGTATGCCTCAATGAGGACAGAACTGAATCAAATTTACTCAAAGATCACAGAGCTTGAGATGGAAGTGAGCGAGCATTCCTTAGTAATAAACGCTATCCAGCCGCTTGACCCCTCAAGGAAATGCTACCGTATGATAGGGGGTGTACTGGTAGAAAGAACAATCAAAGAGGTTTTACCAGCTGTGCAGCGGAACAAGGAAGGAATCGAGGAGGTAATCGCCAGGCTCAACGAGGCGttggagaaaaagaagaaagacGTTGCTGAGTTTGAGGCTAAGTATAAAATCAGAATCAGAAAGTCGGAAAATGATGTGAAGGAGGACAGTAGCAAGAAAGAAGGTAATGCTCAGGGCGTTCTTGTAGGTCCGGCTGTTGCTAAATCGTAG
- the LOC130818239 gene encoding trifunctional UDP-glucose 4,6-dehydratase/UDP-4-keto-6-deoxy-D-glucose 3,5-epimerase/UDP-4-keto-L-rhamnose-reductase RHM1 yields the protein MSSYTPKNILITGAAGFIASHVANRLVRSYPDYKIVVLDKLDYCSNLKNLRPSQSSPNFKFVKGDIASADLVNYLLITESIDTIMHFAAQTHVDNSFGNSFEFTKNNIYGTHVLLEACKVTGQIRRFIHVSTDEVYGETDEDAVVGNHEASQLLPTNPYSATKAGAEMLVMAYGRSYGLPVITTRGNNVYGPNQFPEKLIPKFILLALRGKPLPIHGDGSNVRSYLYCEDVAEAFEVILHKGEVGHVYNIGTKRERRVIDVARDVCKLFNMDPEASIKFVENRPFNDQRYFLDDEKLKILGWSERTTWDEGLKKTMEWYTSNPDWWGDVSGALLPHPRMLMMPGGIERHFEEADNEKAASSDFPNTQSHMVVPVPRTSNASSPRKPSHKFLIYGRTGWIGGLLGQLCEKQGIAFEYGKGRLEDRASLIADIQNVKPTHVFNAAGVTGRPNVDWCESHKTETIRANVAGTLTLADVCKEHGLLMMNFATGCIFEYNDSHPLGSGIGFKEEDKPNFIGSFYSKTKAMVEELLKEYDNVCTLRVRMPISSDLNNPRNFITKISRYNKVVNIPNSMTVLDELLPISIEMAKRNLRGIWNFTNPGVVSHNEILKMYKNYMDPDFKWANFTLEEQAKVIVAPRSNNEMDATKLKTEFPELLNIKESLIKYVFEPNKKTNYSA from the exons ATGTCTTCGTATACGCCAAAGAACATACTTATTACTGGTGCGGCTGGATTCATTGCATCTCATGTTGCGAACAGACTTGTTCGGAGTTATCCCGATTACAAGATTGTCGTGCTTGACAAGCTCGATTACTGCTCAAACCTAAAAAATTTACGCCCTTCTCAATCGTCCCCTAATTTCAAATTCGTCAAGGGGGATATTGCTAGTGCTGATCTTGTAAACTACCTTCTCATTACTGAGTCCATTGATACGATTATGCACTTTGCGGCACAAACCCATGTTGATAATTCTTTCGGTAATAGCTTTGAGTTCACTAAGAATAACATTTACGGGACACATGTCCTTCTAGAAGCCTGTAAGGTTACTGGGCAGATTAGGAGATTCATCCATGTTAGTACAGATGAGGTTTATGGGGAGACAGATGAGGATGCTGTTGTGGGTAATCATGAAGCTTCCCAGCTGCTTCCGACAAACCCTTACTCAGCTACAAAGGCTGGTGCGGAGATGCTTGTCATGGCTTATGGTCGTTCATATGGTTTGCCGGTTATTACAACCCGAGGAAACAATGTGTATGGTCCTAACCAGTTTCCCGAGAAGTTGATCCCAAAGTTCATTCTTTTGGCCTTGAGGGGGAAGCCTCTTCCAATTCACGGTGATGGGTCTAATGTAAGAAGCTATTTATATTGTGAGGATGTTGCGGAAGCCTTTGAGGTCATTCTCCACAAAGGAGAAGTTGGCCACGTGTACAACATTGGAACGAAGAGGGAAAGAAGAGTGATTGATGTGGCTAGGGACGTATGTAAACTCTTTAATATGGATCCAGAAGCAAGCATCAAGTTTGTTGAGAACCGACCATTTAACGATCAAAGGTACTTTCTTGATGATGAAAAATTGAAGATCTTAGGGTGGTCAGAGCGCACCACATGGGATGAAGGGCTGAAGAAAACAATGGAGTGGTACACCAGCAATCCTGATTGGTGGGGTGATGTTTCAGGTGCATTGCTTCCTCACCCAAGAATGCTGATGATGCCTGGTGGCATAGAGAGGCATTTCGAGGAAGCAGACAATGAGAAAGCTGCTTCGTCAGATTTCCCCAACACCCAGTCTCATATGGTGGTACCTGTTCCTCGTACCAGCAACGCTTCTTCTCCTCGTAAGCCATCTCACAAGTTCTTGATATATGGTAGAACCGGTTGGATTGGTGGTCTACTCGGTCAGTTGTGTGAAAAGCAAGGTATTGCTTTCGAGTATGGAAAGGGCCGGTTGGAAGATCGGGCATCTCTTATTGCTGATATTCAGAATGTTAAGCCTACCCATGTTTTCAATGCTGCTGGTGTCACTGGTAGACCTAATGTTGACTGGTGTGAATCTCATAAAACGGAGACCATTCGTGCTAATGTTGCCGGTACTTTGACCTTAGCTGATGTCTGCAAAGAGCATGGACTTCTTATGATGAATTTCGCCACTGGTTGCATTTTTGAGTACAATGATTCACATCCTTTAGGCTCTGGGATTGGCTTCAAGGAGGAGgacaaaccaaacttcatcgGTTCCTTCTACTCGAAAACAAAGGCCATG GTGGAGGAGCTGTTGAAAGAGTACGATAACGTATGCACCCTCAGGGTCCGTATGCCCATCTCTTCCGACCTCAACAACCCACGAAACTTCATCACAAAGATTTCTCGCTACAACAAGGTCGTGAACATTCCCAACAGCATGACAGTTTTAGACGAGCTTCTACCCATCTCCATCGAAATGGCAAAGCGAAACCTCAGGGGCATTTGGAACTTCACAAATCCGGGTGTGGTTAGCCACAACGAGATTCTCAAGATGTACAAAAACTACATGGACCCAGATTTCAAATGGGCAAACTTCACACTCGAAGAGCAAGCCAAAGTCATTGTTGCTCCGAGAAGCAACAACGAGATGGATGCCACCAAGTTGAAAACAGAATTCCCGGAATTGCTGAACATCAAGGAGTCACTAATCAAGTACGTTTTCGAGCCAAACAAGAAGACAAATTATTCTGCTTAA